One Brassica napus cultivar Da-Ae chromosome C4, Da-Ae, whole genome shotgun sequence genomic region harbors:
- the LOC125585763 gene encoding uncharacterized protein LOC125585763, which yields METTIFTFFSQTTAPGKQPADGSYTSPTADPNSGDPNRPPDPPDPAPLHRPHTDLSNYGHHRHQQQGLTSRLSKITFPLFDGSDLRDWIYQCDLFFGMDNKPPELRVRLAAMHLCGKALQWHFHFMTERFGLFPSWTDYIVAISSRFSDLFDDPLSELVALKQGTDSVETYLDKFENAKTRIALPEAHALSIFLTNMNQHLALHVRQFEPTTIAAAAKIAKLHEFALSQTPPKQQRAPFNPHHKPNSFTPYKPKETTPLLPAPDPKTQTPKPNFIPRSGNDRPPRKFTYQEMQDHRAQGLCMFCDEAFTPGHQLKHKRSHIYVMEGDENSDDASDDEQPHITEVTVEDIDNTTPTISVNALSGSSSFNCMRVVGQYGKRKLRILIDPGSTHNFLDVKVANDLGCKLEPLKPMTVAAANGCDLTTKFKCNKFSWMVQGYSFTTEIHTIPLHCGKLVLGVQWLCTLGPILWDLLNLPSTNSPLQQPQISLLRIRELEDPVTSSHFQEAASLSFIAAEHTKLSQDPALQQLLESFADIFEEPVGLPPFREGFDHRIALEAGANPVNLHPYRYSSLQKDAIDSMIKDMLAQGTIQCSSSPYASPIVLVKKKDGTWRLCVDYRGLNKQTVKDKYPIPLLEDLLDELGGACYFSKLDLRAGFHQLRMIPEDVYKTAFKTHSGHYEYLVMPFGLSNAPCTFQGLMNHVFQEISRNFLLVFFDDILVYSSSWEEHLQHLHEVFAILRHQQLYLKSSKCTFGATSIEYLGHFISAAGVSTDPKKIEAIRNWPTPSSQKQLRSFLGLANYYR from the exons ATGGAAACAACAATCTTTACCTTCTTCTCTCAGACGACTGCTCCGGGTAAACAACCCGCTGACGGTTCCTACACCTCCCCCACCGCTGACCCAAACTCCGGTGACCCTAACCGCCCTCCAGACCCACCAGATCCGGCGCCATTGCACCGCCCTCATACAGATCTGAGCAACTATGGTCACCACCGTCATCAACAACAGGGCCTTACCTCACGCCTCTCCAAAATCACCTTCCCCCTGTTCGATGGTTCAGATCTACGCGACTGGATCTACCAGTGCGATCTATTCTTCGGAATGGACAACAAACCTCCTGAGCTACGCGTTCGCCTCGCTGCGATGCACCTCTGCGGCAAAGCTCTCCAGTGGCACTTCCACTTCATGACCGAAAGGTTCGGCCTTTTCCCTTCTTGGACGGACTATATTGTTGCCATCTCGAGTCGCTTCAGCGACCTGTTTGATGACCCCCTTTCCGAGTTGGTGGCTCTAAAGCAAGGCACTGATTCTGTGGAGACGTATCTGGATAAGTTTGAGAACGCTAAAACCAGAATCGCGCTCCCTGAAGCTCACGCACTCAGCATCTTCCTTACGAACATGAACCAGCACCTTGCTCTCCATGTACGTCAGTTCGAACCCACAACAATAGCTGCTGCTGCGAAGATCGCGAAGCTTCATGAATTTGCTCTGTCGCAAACACCACCAAAACAACAAAGAGCTCCCTTCAATCCTCACCACAAACCAAATAGCTTCACCCCCTACAAACCCAAAGAAACCACACCCTTACTACCCGCCCCTGATCCTAAAAcacaaacccctaaacccaacttcATCCCTCGCTCTGGTAATGACAGACCTCCTCGAAAGTTTACATACCAGGAAATGCAGGACCACCGTGCTCAAGGCCTCTGTATGTTCTGTGATGAAGCTTTCACACCAGGGCACCAACTGAAACACAAAAGGTCCCACATCTATGTCATGGAAGGAGATGAAAACAGTGATGATGCGTCTGATGATGAGCAACCGCACATCACTGAAGTTACTGTGGAGGATATTGACAACACCACTCCGACTATCTCTGTCAATGCTCTTAGCGGTTCATCTAGCTTCAACTGTATGCGCGTGGTTGGTCAGTACGGGAAGAGGAAGCTCCGCATACTCATCGACCCGGGAAGTACTCACAACTTTCTTGACGTTAAAGTAGCCAACGACCTTGGTTGTAAACTTGAGCCCCTAAAGCCAATGACAGTCGCAGCTGCTAACGGTTGTGACCTTACAACAAAATTCAAGTGCAACAAGTTCTCTTGGATGGTACAAGGTTACTCATTTACAACTGAGATTCACACTATTCCACTACACTGCGGCAAGCTTGTTCTCGGAGTGCAATGGTTGTGCACACTAGGCCCCATCCTCTGGGATTTACTAAACCTCC CTTCAACAAACTCCCCCCTCCAACAACCACAAATTTCTCTTCTTCGGATTAGGGAACTAGAGGACCCTGTTACCTCATCACACTTTCAAGAAGCCGCCTCCCTCTCATTCATCGCCGCTGAGCATACAAAACTCTCTCAGGACCCGGCCCTACAACAACTCCTTGAGTCTTTTGCAGACATCTTTGAGGAACCAGTGGGCTTACCGCCCTTTCGGGAAGGCTTTGATCACCGCATCGCTTTGGAAGCAGGAGCTAACCCGGTGAACTTACACCCTTACCGCTACTCCTCCCTTCAGAAAGATGCTATTGACAGTATGATCAAAGACATGTTAGCTCAGGGTACAATTCAGTGCAGCTCCAGTCCATACGCTTCACCCATTGTTCTGGTGAAAAAGAAAGACGGAACATGGCGCCTCTGCGTAGACTATCGTGGGCTGAACAAGCAAACCGTGAAGGACAAGTATCCGATTCCCCTCCTCGAAGATCTTCTCGATGAATTGGGCGGTGCTTGCTACTTCTCTAAGCTTGATCTGCGCGCTGGTTTCCACCAATTGCGCATGATTCCTGAAGACGTCTACAAAACTGCCTTCAAGACACACTCAGGTCACTATGAGTACCTTGTGATGCCCTTTGGGCTCTCTAACGCGCCCTGTACGTTCCAAGGCTTGATGAACCATGTATTTCAGGAGATCTCTCGAAATTTCTTACTGGTATTCTTCGACGATATACTCGTGTACAGCTCCAGTTGGGAAGAACACTTGCAACACCTTCACGAGGTCTTTGCTATACTTCGCCACCAGCAACTCTACCTCAAGTCATCTAAGTGTACCTTCGGAGCTACTTCTATCGAGTACCTCGGCCATTTCATTTCAGCTGCTGGCGTGAGCACTGATCCCAAAAAGATTGAAGCAATCAGAAACTGGCCAACTCCCTCGTCGCAGAAACAACTTCGAAGCTTCTTGGGCCTGGCCAATTACTACAGATGA